In the genome of Streptomyces pactum, one region contains:
- the ispF gene encoding 2-C-methyl-D-erythritol 2,4-cyclodiphosphate synthase, which yields MASERPVIPLVGIGTDTHAFEEGRELWCAGLLWDDPENAGRGLAGHSDADVVAHAACNALFSAAGLGDLGAHFGTGRPEWAGASGTTLLTEAARIVRAAGFEIGNVAVQVVGSRPKIGKRRDEAQRLLSGTVGAPVSLSGATTDGLGYPGRGDGLTAIATALVYRTGD from the coding sequence ATGGCTTCTGAGCGTCCGGTGATCCCGCTGGTGGGGATCGGCACCGACACCCATGCCTTCGAGGAGGGCCGCGAGCTGTGGTGCGCGGGCCTGCTCTGGGACGACCCGGAGAACGCCGGCCGCGGTCTGGCCGGGCACTCCGACGCCGACGTGGTGGCGCACGCGGCGTGCAACGCGCTCTTCTCCGCGGCGGGCCTGGGCGACCTGGGCGCCCACTTCGGCACCGGGCGCCCGGAGTGGGCCGGCGCCTCCGGGACCACCCTGCTCACCGAGGCGGCCCGGATCGTCCGCGCGGCCGGGTTCGAGATCGGCAACGTGGCGGTCCAGGTCGTCGGCTCCCGGCCCAAGATCGGCAAGCGCCGGGACGAGGCCCAGCGGCTGCTGTCCGGCACCGTCGGGGCCCCGGTCTCGCTCTCCGGCGCCACCACCGACGGCCTCGGCTATCCCGGTCGGGGCGACGGCCTCACCGCGATCGCCACCGCGCTGGTGTACCGCACCGGCGACTGA
- the ispD gene encoding 2-C-methyl-D-erythritol 4-phosphate cytidylyltransferase, whose product MSAPESAERPGRSPGTAVVIPAAGRGVRLGPGAPKALRTLSGVPMLVHAVRAMAGSRAVSLVVVVAPPDGVAEVRRLLDEHPLPGSTELLVVAGGATRQESVRQGLAALPDDVTTVLVHDAARPLVPVDTVDAVVAAVHEGAPAVVPALPLADTVKQVEPRTGERAGEPEPVVATPDRSLLRAVQTPQGFDRDTLLAAHEKITLQGEGATDDAGMVERLGVEVVVVPGHEEAFKVTRPLDLVLAEAVLARRRATDGF is encoded by the coding sequence ATGTCCGCCCCGGAGAGCGCCGAGCGCCCCGGGCGGTCTCCCGGAACGGCCGTGGTCATCCCCGCGGCAGGTCGTGGCGTGCGACTGGGCCCCGGGGCCCCCAAGGCGCTCCGCACGCTCAGCGGCGTCCCGATGCTGGTGCACGCGGTCCGTGCGATGGCCGGATCGCGTGCCGTCTCGCTGGTCGTCGTGGTCGCGCCGCCGGACGGCGTGGCCGAGGTCCGCCGGCTGCTCGACGAACACCCGCTGCCCGGCTCCACCGAGCTGCTGGTCGTCGCCGGCGGCGCCACCCGCCAGGAGTCGGTCCGCCAGGGGCTCGCCGCGCTGCCGGACGACGTCACCACCGTGCTGGTGCACGACGCCGCCCGCCCGCTGGTGCCGGTGGACACGGTGGACGCGGTGGTCGCCGCGGTGCACGAGGGGGCGCCCGCGGTCGTCCCGGCGCTGCCGCTGGCCGACACCGTCAAGCAGGTCGAGCCGCGCACCGGCGAGCGGGCCGGTGAACCGGAGCCGGTCGTCGCCACCCCGGACCGGTCGCTGCTGCGCGCGGTGCAGACCCCGCAGGGCTTCGACCGCGACACGCTGCTGGCGGCGCACGAGAAGATCACCCTCCAGGGCGAGGGGGCCACCGACGACGCCGGCATGGTGGAGCGGCTCGGCGTCGAGGTGGTGGTGGTGCCCGGCCACGAGGAGGCGTTCAAGGTGACCCGGCCGCTGGACCTGGTGCTGGCCGAGGCGGTCCTGGCCCGGCGGAGGGCCACCGATGGCTTCTGA
- a CDS encoding CarD family transcriptional regulator, whose product MTFKVGDTVVYPHHGAALIEAIETRQIKGVDKTYLVLKVAQGDLTVRVPADNAEFVGVRDVVGQDGLDRVFEVLRAPYAEEPTNWSRRYKANLEKLASGDVIKVAEVVRDLWRRERERGLSAGEKRMLAKARQILVSELALAESTNEDKAEALLDEVLAS is encoded by the coding sequence ATGACGTTCAAGGTTGGCGACACCGTGGTCTATCCCCATCACGGGGCCGCGCTGATCGAGGCCATCGAAACTCGCCAGATCAAAGGCGTGGACAAGACCTACTTGGTGCTGAAGGTCGCTCAGGGCGACCTCACGGTTCGTGTGCCTGCGGACAATGCCGAGTTCGTCGGTGTCCGCGATGTGGTCGGCCAGGACGGGCTGGACCGGGTCTTCGAGGTGCTGCGCGCACCGTACGCGGAGGAGCCGACGAACTGGTCCCGTCGTTACAAGGCAAATCTTGAGAAGCTCGCCTCCGGTGACGTGATCAAGGTCGCCGAGGTCGTCCGCGACCTGTGGCGCCGTGAGCGCGAGCGGGGCCTCTCCGCCGGCGAGAAGCGGATGCTGGCCAAGGCCCGCCAGATCCTGGTGAGCGAACTCGCACTCGCCGAGAGCACCAACGAGGACAAGGCCGAGGCTCTGCTCGACGAGGTCCTCGCGTCCTGA
- a CDS encoding DUF461 domain-containing protein, with translation MSSDLRRGALAATALVLSIAPLSACAAGNNAQSLEIKPDNAATSVGFVKIQNVNVVTQPERNAKGPAVVTGKIFNNGTSAQTLESITIGSTTARLLPPKGSSGKLEIPAGGTLILGGEGNASAVIDNGRETVRDGDAPKVTFDLSSTGEVTLRPFVVPATGYFDQWGPKTPPGQNQPQQSEETGKPSGKPSGEAGEHGAPADAEKPGDATEPGGTGKPGDATKPGDATDAPQGIASGEPDPNGH, from the coding sequence GTGAGCAGCGACCTTCGACGCGGCGCCCTCGCCGCCACCGCCCTCGTGCTCTCGATCGCCCCGCTCTCCGCCTGCGCGGCCGGGAACAACGCGCAGTCGCTGGAGATCAAGCCGGACAACGCCGCGACCTCGGTCGGCTTCGTCAAGATCCAGAACGTCAACGTCGTCACGCAGCCGGAGCGGAACGCCAAGGGCCCGGCCGTGGTCACCGGCAAGATCTTCAACAACGGCACGTCGGCGCAGACCCTGGAGAGCATCACCATCGGCAGCACCACCGCCCGGCTGCTGCCGCCGAAGGGCAGCTCCGGCAAGCTGGAGATCCCGGCCGGCGGGACGCTCATCCTGGGCGGCGAGGGCAACGCCTCCGCCGTCATCGACAACGGCCGGGAGACCGTCCGCGACGGCGACGCGCCGAAGGTCACCTTCGACCTCAGCTCCACCGGCGAGGTCACCCTGCGGCCGTTCGTGGTGCCGGCCACCGGCTACTTCGACCAGTGGGGCCCGAAGACCCCGCCCGGCCAGAACCAGCCGCAGCAGTCCGAGGAGACCGGCAAGCCGTCCGGCAAGCCCTCCGGCGAGGCGGGCGAGCACGGCGCCCCGGCCGACGCGGAGAAGCCGGGCGACGCCACCGAGCCGGGGGGCACCGGGAAGCCGGGTGACGCCACCAAGCCGGGCGACGCCACGGACGCCCCGCAGGGCATCGCCTCCGGCGAGCCCGACCCGAACGGCCACTGA
- a CDS encoding response regulator transcription factor has translation MTRVLVVEDEESFSDALSYMLRKEGFEVAIATTGPEGLDEFERNGADLVLLDLMLPGLPGTEVCRQLRGRSNVPVIMVTAKDSEIDKVVGLEIGADDYVTKPFSSRELVARIRAVLRRRGEPEEVAPAALEAGPVRMDVDRHVVTVAGGKVDLPLKEFDLLEMLLRNAGRVLTRMQLIDRVWGADYVGDTKTLDVHVKRLRAKIEPDPGAPRYLVTVRGLGYKFEP, from the coding sequence GTGACCCGTGTGCTCGTCGTCGAGGACGAAGAGTCGTTCAGCGACGCGTTGTCGTACATGCTCCGCAAGGAGGGCTTCGAGGTCGCCATCGCGACCACCGGGCCCGAGGGGCTGGACGAGTTCGAGCGGAACGGCGCCGACCTGGTGCTGCTCGACCTGATGCTGCCGGGGCTGCCCGGCACCGAGGTCTGCCGCCAGCTGCGCGGCCGCTCCAACGTCCCGGTCATCATGGTGACCGCCAAGGACAGCGAGATCGACAAGGTGGTCGGGCTCGAAATAGGAGCCGACGACTACGTGACCAAGCCGTTCTCCTCGCGCGAGCTGGTGGCCCGCATCCGCGCGGTGCTGCGCCGCCGCGGCGAGCCGGAGGAGGTCGCCCCGGCGGCGCTGGAGGCCGGCCCGGTGCGGATGGACGTGGACCGGCACGTGGTGACGGTCGCCGGCGGCAAGGTGGACCTGCCGCTGAAGGAGTTCGACCTGCTGGAGATGCTGCTGCGCAACGCCGGCCGGGTGCTGACCCGGATGCAGCTGATCGACCGGGTCTGGGGCGCGGACTACGTCGGTGACACCAAGACGCTGGACGTCCACGTGAAGCGGCTGCGCGCGAAGATCGAGCCGGACCCGGGCGCGCCGCGCTACCTGGTCACGGTCCGCGGTCTGGGCTACAAGTTCGAGCCGTGA
- a CDS encoding sensor histidine kinase, whose protein sequence is MNVDAAVAALAAIAGLCTGVIAMLAFRWSERDQARPTRTSLHTEAALPPGVDTVLSVLRSSAVVLDEADAVVKASSAAYALGLVRGGRLAVEPMLAMARDTRRDGEIRQIELDLPRRGTGRGDALAVSARVAPLGSRLVLLLVEDLTEARRIEAVRRDFVANVSHELKTPVGALSLLSEAVMDAADDPEAVNRFAGRMQIEATRLTNLVQELIDLSRVQNDDPLEDAEPVPVEELVAEAIDRCRHQAGTKQITIASNVGGPEDPPAEGDTGAALPQLHVWGNRGQLAAALGNLVENAVNYSPARTRVGIAARRVAAPGGDLIEIAVTDQGIGISEKDRERIFERFYRVDPARSRQTGGTGLGLAIVKHVAASHGGEVTVWSAEGQGSTFTLRLPEAGSVRDRNEAEAERERRHGSRSLLGPEELDDEDPDRAYETFTNDPLSPEVLP, encoded by the coding sequence ATGAACGTGGACGCGGCGGTCGCCGCACTGGCAGCGATCGCCGGTCTGTGCACCGGCGTGATCGCGATGCTGGCGTTCCGCTGGAGCGAACGCGACCAGGCCAGGCCCACCCGGACCTCCCTGCACACCGAGGCGGCCCTGCCGCCGGGCGTGGACACCGTGCTGTCGGTGCTGCGCTCCTCGGCCGTGGTGCTCGACGAGGCGGACGCGGTGGTCAAGGCCAGCTCCGCCGCCTACGCCCTCGGGCTGGTGCGCGGGGGCAGGCTCGCCGTGGAACCGATGCTCGCGATGGCCCGGGACACCCGCCGGGACGGCGAGATACGCCAGATCGAGCTGGACCTGCCGCGCCGCGGCACCGGGCGGGGGGACGCCCTCGCGGTCTCCGCCCGGGTCGCCCCGCTCGGCTCCCGGCTGGTGCTGCTCCTGGTGGAGGACCTCACCGAGGCCCGCCGGATCGAGGCGGTGCGGCGTGACTTCGTGGCCAACGTCAGCCATGAGCTGAAGACCCCGGTGGGCGCGCTGTCGCTGCTCTCCGAGGCGGTCATGGACGCGGCCGACGACCCGGAGGCGGTCAACCGCTTCGCCGGCCGGATGCAGATCGAGGCCACCCGCCTCACCAACCTGGTGCAGGAGCTGATCGACCTCTCCCGGGTGCAGAACGACGACCCGCTGGAGGACGCCGAACCGGTGCCGGTGGAGGAACTCGTCGCCGAGGCGATCGACCGCTGCCGCCACCAGGCCGGCACCAAGCAGATCACCATCGCCTCCAACGTGGGTGGTCCGGAGGACCCGCCCGCGGAGGGCGACACGGGAGCGGCCCTCCCCCAGCTGCACGTGTGGGGCAACCGCGGCCAGCTGGCGGCGGCCCTGGGCAACCTGGTGGAGAACGCCGTCAACTACAGCCCCGCGCGGACCCGGGTGGGCATCGCCGCCCGCCGGGTGGCCGCCCCCGGCGGCGACCTGATCGAGATAGCGGTCACCGACCAGGGGATCGGCATCTCCGAGAAGGACCGGGAGCGGATCTTCGAGCGGTTCTACCGCGTGGACCCGGCCCGCTCGCGGCAGACCGGCGGGACCGGCCTCGGCCTCGCCATCGTCAAGCACGTGGCCGCCTCGCACGGCGGGGAGGTCACGGTGTGGAGCGCCGAAGGCCAGGGCTCCACCTTCACCCTGAGACTCCCGGAGGCCGGCAGCGTCCGGGACCGGAACGAAGCCGAGGCGGAGCGCGAACGCCGCCACGGCAGCCGCTCGCTGCTCGGCCCCGAGGAACTCGACGACGAGGACCCGGACCGGGCGTACGAGACCTTCACCAACGATCCACTTTCCCCGGAGGTCCTTCCGTGA
- the phoU gene encoding phosphate signaling complex protein PhoU, translated as MRDAYHEELDSIGESLVEMARLVGSAIGRATTAILDTDLKLAESVIAADEKIDDLQRDLEQRAIALLARQQPVATDLRIVVTSLRMSADLERSGDLAQHVAKLARLRFPEAAVPQDLHATILEMGQLAQRLMAKAAEVIITKDIDLALQLEQDDDAIDLLHRALFQHLMDDRWKHGIETAVDVTLLGRYYERFADHAVSVAKRVVYLVTGEHADEIVTAEPVEGA; from the coding sequence ATGCGGGACGCGTACCACGAGGAGCTGGACTCGATAGGCGAGAGCCTGGTCGAGATGGCCCGGCTCGTCGGCTCGGCGATCGGCCGGGCCACCACGGCGATACTCGACACCGACCTCAAGCTCGCCGAGAGTGTCATCGCCGCGGACGAGAAGATCGACGACCTCCAGCGTGACCTGGAGCAGCGCGCCATCGCCCTGCTGGCCCGGCAGCAGCCGGTCGCCACCGACCTGCGGATCGTCGTCACCAGCCTGCGGATGAGCGCCGACCTGGAGCGCTCCGGCGACCTCGCGCAGCACGTGGCCAAGCTGGCCCGGCTGCGCTTCCCCGAGGCCGCCGTGCCGCAGGACCTGCACGCCACCATCCTGGAGATGGGCCAGCTCGCCCAGCGGCTGATGGCCAAGGCCGCCGAGGTGATCATCACCAAGGACATCGACCTCGCCCTCCAGCTGGAACAGGACGACGACGCGATCGACCTGCTGCACCGGGCGCTCTTCCAGCACCTGATGGACGACCGCTGGAAGCACGGCATCGAGACGGCGGTGGACGTCACCCTCCTCGGCCGCTACTACGAGCGCTTCGCCGACCACGCGGTCTCCGTCGCCAAGCGCGTGGTCTACCTGGTCACCGGCGAGCACGCGGACGAGATCGTCACCGCGGAACCGGTCGAAGGGGCCTGA
- a CDS encoding SHOCT domain-containing protein: MSSTALMTFKSHIDGKNADVAIYSDRIEWSRGRGVSGKKLTAGLLTGGASLLATGVRGSGAGTEMIPVKSITSVVTKRDGLMYTKVVVVASGNTIDFRVPHASAPGIKTLLTDLVLGKVPATEPAPPAPVHQAPAPTAAPPAGDPVVQLQQLAELRNAGILSEEEFTAKKAEILARM; the protein is encoded by the coding sequence ATGTCCAGCACCGCGCTGATGACCTTCAAGAGCCACATCGACGGCAAGAACGCCGACGTGGCCATCTACTCCGACCGGATCGAGTGGTCACGGGGTCGTGGCGTGAGCGGCAAGAAGCTCACGGCCGGTCTGCTGACCGGCGGCGCGTCCCTGCTGGCCACCGGCGTGCGCGGCTCCGGGGCAGGGACCGAGATGATCCCGGTCAAGAGCATCACCAGTGTGGTGACCAAGCGGGACGGGCTGATGTACACCAAGGTCGTGGTGGTCGCGTCGGGCAACACGATCGACTTCCGGGTGCCGCACGCCTCGGCCCCCGGCATCAAGACCCTCCTCACCGACCTGGTGCTCGGCAAGGTCCCGGCCACCGAGCCGGCCCCGCCCGCCCCCGTCCACCAGGCCCCGGCCCCGACGGCCGCGCCGCCCGCCGGCGACCCCGTGGTCCAGCTCCAGCAGCTCGCGGAGCTGCGCAACGCGGGCATCCTCTCCGAAGAGGAGTTCACCGCGAAGAAGGCGGAGATCCTCGCCCGCATGTGA
- a CDS encoding PIN domain nuclease, translated as MNAAQFLIDTSALARLLRGDGEQYGWDQAAAAGLIATCPITELEFFYSARSAADRARGIEDMRLVFGWVPVDDRAYDRAWQVQEILTQRGQHRGAGAVDLVVAATAELQGLTLLHRDRDFECIAAVTGQALQWYGPEAGK; from the coding sequence GTGAACGCCGCGCAGTTCCTGATCGACACCAGCGCCCTCGCCCGCCTGCTGCGCGGTGACGGCGAACAGTACGGATGGGACCAGGCGGCGGCGGCCGGGCTGATCGCCACCTGTCCCATCACCGAGCTGGAGTTCTTCTACAGCGCCCGGTCGGCCGCCGACCGGGCGCGGGGCATCGAGGACATGCGCCTGGTCTTCGGCTGGGTGCCGGTCGATGACCGCGCCTACGACCGCGCCTGGCAGGTTCAGGAGATCCTCACCCAGCGCGGACAGCACCGCGGCGCCGGCGCTGTCGATCTCGTGGTGGCCGCGACGGCCGAGTTGCAGGGGCTGACCCTCCTGCACCGCGACCGGGACTTCGAGTGCATCGCCGCGGTCACCGGCCAGGCCCTCCAGTGGTACGGCCCCGAAGCCGGCAAGTGA
- a CDS encoding type II toxin-antitoxin system VapB family antitoxin translates to MSRTVIDLDDQLVADVAKALGTSTKKETVNTALREVLDNRRRALALTRLRSAAQDGAFDLDLFEEKGNYRR, encoded by the coding sequence ATGAGTCGGACAGTGATCGATCTCGACGATCAGCTGGTGGCGGACGTGGCCAAGGCGCTCGGTACCAGCACCAAGAAGGAGACGGTGAACACCGCTCTGCGCGAGGTGCTGGACAACCGGCGGCGCGCCCTCGCGCTCACCCGTCTGCGGTCCGCGGCCCAGGACGGCGCGTTCGATCTCGATCTCTTCGAGGAGAAGGGGAACTACCGTCGGTGA
- a CDS encoding ribosomal protein L7/L12: protein MGAYAPARREQEGEMSDEESTEYYTLVCDDPSHEVVLVDCGPREMDVILAVRKVTGQSLWHSRVLARRAPVTLLGGLSAYRARSAVAVLQSAGARAEWRQEPERGESAAPSP from the coding sequence GTGGGCGCATACGCTCCCGCTCGCCGAGAACAGGAGGGCGAGATGTCCGACGAGGAGTCCACCGAGTACTACACACTGGTCTGCGACGACCCGTCCCACGAGGTGGTACTCGTCGATTGTGGGCCCCGCGAGATGGACGTGATCCTGGCTGTGCGCAAGGTGACCGGGCAGAGCTTGTGGCACAGCCGGGTCCTGGCGCGCCGAGCGCCCGTCACCCTCCTTGGGGGTCTGTCTGCGTACCGGGCCCGGTCCGCTGTCGCTGTGCTCCAGAGCGCCGGCGCCAGAGCGGAGTGGAGACAGGAGCCGGAACGCGGGGAGAGCGCGGCGCCGTCGCCCTGA
- a CDS encoding phosphoglyceromutase, with protein sequence MADAPYKLILLRHGESEWNAKNLFTGWVDVNLNEKGEKEAVRGGELLKDAGLLPDVVHTSLQKRAIRTAQLALEAADRHWIPVHRSWRLNERHYGALQGKDKAQTLAEFGEEQFMLWRRSYDTPPPPLEDGAEWSQSDDPRYATIPSELRPRTECLKDVVNRMLPYWYDGIIPDLLAGRTVLVAAHGNSLRALVKHLDQISDADIAGLNIPTGIPLAYELDADFNPVNPGGTYLDPEAAKAAIEAVKNQGKKK encoded by the coding sequence ATGGCCGACGCACCGTACAAGCTGATCCTCCTCCGCCACGGCGAGAGCGAGTGGAACGCGAAGAACCTGTTCACCGGCTGGGTGGACGTCAACCTGAACGAGAAGGGCGAGAAGGAGGCGGTCCGCGGCGGTGAGCTGCTGAAGGACGCCGGCCTGCTCCCCGACGTGGTCCACACCTCCCTCCAGAAGCGGGCCATCCGCACCGCCCAGCTGGCCCTGGAGGCCGCCGACCGCCACTGGATCCCGGTGCACCGCTCCTGGCGCCTCAACGAGCGCCACTACGGTGCGCTCCAGGGCAAGGACAAGGCGCAGACCCTCGCCGAGTTCGGCGAGGAGCAGTTCATGCTGTGGCGCCGCTCGTACGACACCCCGCCGCCGCCGCTGGAGGACGGCGCCGAGTGGTCGCAGAGCGACGACCCGCGCTACGCCACCATCCCCAGCGAGCTGCGTCCGCGCACCGAGTGCCTCAAGGACGTGGTGAACCGGATGCTGCCGTACTGGTACGACGGCATCATCCCCGACCTGCTGGCCGGCCGCACCGTCCTGGTCGCCGCGCACGGCAACTCGCTGCGCGCGCTGGTCAAGCACCTCGACCAGATCTCCGACGCCGACATCGCCGGCCTGAACATCCCGACCGGCATCCCGCTCGCCTACGAGCTCGACGCGGACTTCAACCCGGTCAACCCCGGCGGCACCTACCTCGACCCGGAGGCCGCCAAGGCCGCCATCGAGGCCGTCAAGAACCAGGGAAAGAAGAAGTAA
- a CDS encoding MDR family MFS transporter, whose protein sequence is MSVTAMRRALHESVSGLPREFWWLWTSTLVNRLGSFVATFMTLYLSMERGYSASYVGLVAALHGLGGVISSLGAGVMTDRMGRRPTMLIAQISTAVSVAVLGFMEHPVAIAAVAFVVGMASNASRPAVQAMMADIVRPEDRVRAFSLNYWAINLGFAISSAVAGFIAEYSYLAGFLGEAALTLACAVLVFVKVPESRPEDDPAAGGKDAGAADGGGLGTVLRDTRFMGVVGLSFLIAFIFQQGFVGLPIAMGDAGFSSGDFGLVVAVNGVLIVALQIPVTRFIEHRDARRLLVVSALLAGYGFGLTAFAGSLPVYAVTVLVWTLAEIVNSPTQMSLVVRLSPAHSRGRYQGMYSMSWSVAALAAPLTAGAVIDRFGAGWLWVGCAALGTVAAAGYWLLMRNLPASSGEVAAHGRKDGDDPSPRKRVPGDAGAGTQEDAVAGAAGAVGTAGGGRHGGGREAVPGER, encoded by the coding sequence TTGTCTGTCACTGCCATGAGACGGGCGCTGCACGAGAGCGTCTCGGGGCTGCCCCGGGAGTTCTGGTGGCTGTGGACGAGCACCCTGGTCAACCGCCTCGGCTCGTTCGTCGCCACGTTCATGACCCTCTACCTGAGCATGGAGCGCGGCTACTCGGCGTCGTACGTCGGCCTGGTGGCGGCGCTGCACGGGCTGGGCGGGGTGATCTCCTCGCTGGGCGCGGGGGTGATGACCGACCGCATGGGGCGGCGCCCCACCATGCTCATCGCGCAGATCTCGACGGCCGTGTCCGTGGCCGTCCTGGGCTTCATGGAGCACCCGGTGGCCATCGCCGCGGTGGCGTTCGTGGTGGGCATGGCGTCCAACGCCTCCCGGCCGGCCGTCCAGGCGATGATGGCCGACATCGTCCGCCCGGAGGACCGGGTGCGGGCGTTCTCGCTGAACTACTGGGCGATCAACCTCGGCTTCGCGATCTCCTCGGCGGTGGCCGGGTTCATCGCCGAGTACAGCTATCTCGCCGGATTCCTCGGTGAGGCGGCGCTGACCCTGGCGTGCGCGGTGCTGGTCTTCGTGAAGGTCCCCGAGTCCCGTCCGGAGGATGACCCCGCGGCCGGTGGGAAGGACGCCGGGGCGGCGGACGGCGGCGGGCTGGGCACGGTGCTGCGGGACACCCGCTTCATGGGCGTCGTCGGCCTGTCGTTCCTGATCGCGTTCATCTTCCAGCAGGGGTTCGTGGGCCTGCCGATCGCCATGGGCGACGCGGGATTCTCCAGCGGTGACTTCGGCCTGGTGGTGGCGGTCAACGGCGTGCTGATCGTCGCCCTCCAGATCCCGGTGACCCGGTTCATCGAGCACCGGGACGCGCGCCGGCTGCTGGTCGTCTCCGCGCTGCTGGCCGGCTACGGCTTCGGGCTCACCGCTTTCGCCGGGTCGCTGCCGGTGTACGCGGTCACCGTCCTGGTGTGGACGCTCGCCGAGATCGTGAACTCGCCCACCCAGATGAGCCTGGTGGTACGGCTCTCCCCCGCCCACAGCCGGGGCCGGTACCAGGGGATGTACTCGATGTCCTGGTCGGTGGCGGCCCTGGCGGCACCCCTGACCGCGGGCGCGGTGATCGACCGGTTCGGCGCCGGGTGGCTGTGGGTCGGCTGCGCGGCCCTGGGCACGGTGGCGGCGGCCGGCTACTGGCTGCTGATGCGCAACCTCCCGGCCTCCTCGGGAGAGGTCGCGGCCCACGGGCGGAAGGACGGCGACGACCCGTCGCCGCGGAAGCGGGTGCCGGGGGACGCCGGGGCCGGGACCCAGGAGGACGCGGTGGCCGGTGCCGCGGGGGCGGTCGGCACGGCGGGGGGCGGTCGGCACGGCGGGGGGCGCGAGGCGGTGCCCGGGGAGCGGTGA
- a CDS encoding YbjN domain-containing protein: MPMGEADADAGTVIERTLRDAGLEWESPADGTYVVKLPGTRKLSTTCSLRVGRHSLSINAFVIRRPDENHETVHRWLLERNTRLYGMGYAIDQLGDIYLVGRLPLAAVTPEEVDRLLGTVLENADGSFNTLLEMGFASAIRKEYAWRTSRGESTRNLAAFARLTGESTD, translated from the coding sequence ATGCCCATGGGTGAAGCGGACGCAGACGCCGGCACGGTCATCGAGCGGACCCTCCGGGACGCCGGCCTGGAGTGGGAGAGCCCCGCGGACGGCACCTACGTGGTGAAGCTGCCCGGCACCCGCAAGCTCTCCACCACCTGCTCGCTGCGGGTCGGCCGGCACTCGCTGTCCATCAACGCCTTCGTGATCCGGCGTCCGGACGAGAACCACGAGACGGTGCACCGCTGGCTGCTGGAGCGCAACACCCGGCTGTACGGGATGGGGTACGCCATCGACCAGCTGGGCGACATCTACCTGGTCGGCCGGCTGCCGCTGGCGGCCGTCACGCCCGAAGAGGTGGACCGGCTGCTGGGCACGGTGCTGGAGAACGCGGACGGCAGCTTCAACACGCTGCTGGAGATGGGGTTCGCCTCCGCCATCCGCAAGGAGTACGCCTGGCGCACCTCGCGCGGGGAGTCCACCCGTAACCTCGCCGCCTTCGCCCGGCTGACCGGCGAATCCACCGACTGA